A genomic window from Oceanobacillus timonensis includes:
- a CDS encoding UvrB/UvrC motif-containing protein encodes MECQECHERKATLHFKHIINGQEKKISLCEICAKKKGYLTYPEEGYSLNDLLAGLFQKDGLHLNAAGTANTNQPKQPPDLKCPSCGRTFSEFKEAGKFGCADCYASFGSKVEPILRRVHAGNTKHTGRIPKRAGKYIQQQRLITSHKAELKQLIEDEEFEKAAVLRDKIRELEKANQQNKEAGDNT; translated from the coding sequence ATGGAATGCCAGGAATGCCATGAAAGAAAGGCGACATTGCATTTTAAACATATCATAAATGGGCAGGAGAAAAAAATCAGCCTTTGTGAGATATGTGCAAAGAAAAAAGGATATCTGACTTATCCGGAAGAAGGCTATTCCTTGAATGATCTGTTAGCAGGATTGTTTCAAAAAGATGGGCTACATTTAAACGCTGCAGGAACAGCAAATACGAATCAGCCTAAACAGCCTCCAGATTTAAAATGTCCATCTTGCGGCAGAACGTTTAGCGAATTTAAAGAAGCCGGGAAATTTGGCTGTGCAGATTGCTATGCTTCTTTTGGTTCAAAGGTAGAGCCAATTTTACGGCGTGTACATGCCGGGAATACCAAACACACCGGAAGAATTCCGAAACGTGCTGGGAAGTATATTCAGCAACAACGATTAATTACTTCCCATAAAGCGGAGTTAAAGCAATTGATTGAAGATGAAGAATTTGAAAAAGCAGCTGTTCTTCGCGATAAAATCAGAGAGCTGGAAAAAGCAAATCAACAAAATAAGGAAGCGGGTGATAACACGTGA
- a CDS encoding protein arginine kinase, with translation MTLESFINEAVSPWMLEDGPDKDIVMSSRIRLARNFADKLYPTSGNKEALEDVLQFIKENYVEQDDSKQDSLSFIPMKQLNMIEKHVLVEKHLVSPHLIKHSEYAAVLLSENEQTSIMVNEEDHLRMQVYYPGLQLRNALEKAYYLDDWMEEEADYAFDETKGYLTSCPTNIGTGMRASIMMHLPALVLTKQMNRLIPAINQLGLVVRGIYGEGSEARGNIFQISNQITLGKSEEDIVEDLESIVNQLVEHERMARQYIYEQSEIRLEDRVFRSYGTLKNSRIIDSKEAAICISNLRLGIDLGIIENISENILNELMVLTQPGFLQHYANKELRSDERDIRRASIIRERLNLKK, from the coding sequence GTGACATTAGAATCGTTTATCAATGAGGCGGTTAGCCCGTGGATGCTGGAGGATGGTCCGGATAAAGATATTGTCATGAGCAGCCGCATCCGTTTGGCCCGCAACTTTGCAGATAAATTGTATCCAACATCGGGGAATAAAGAAGCATTGGAAGATGTGCTGCAATTTATAAAGGAAAATTATGTGGAGCAAGACGATTCCAAGCAGGATTCTCTCTCTTTCATACCAATGAAGCAGTTAAATATGATTGAAAAACATGTTTTGGTGGAAAAACACTTAGTAAGTCCACATTTAATAAAACATAGTGAGTATGCGGCTGTTTTATTATCGGAAAATGAGCAGACTTCCATTATGGTAAATGAAGAGGACCATTTGCGTATGCAGGTGTATTATCCAGGACTTCAGTTAAGGAATGCTCTGGAGAAAGCTTATTATCTAGATGATTGGATGGAAGAAGAAGCCGACTATGCGTTTGATGAGACAAAAGGATATCTGACCAGCTGTCCTACCAATATTGGAACTGGCATGAGAGCTTCCATTATGATGCATTTACCTGCACTTGTACTTACGAAGCAAATGAATCGGCTAATCCCTGCTATCAACCAACTGGGACTTGTTGTCAGAGGTATATATGGGGAAGGCAGTGAGGCAAGAGGGAATATATTTCAAATATCGAATCAGATTACACTGGGTAAGTCGGAAGAAGATATTGTGGAAGACTTGGAAAGTATCGTGAATCAACTTGTGGAACATGAACGCATGGCCCGTCAGTATATTTATGAACAATCCGAGATCCGTTTAGAGGATCGTGTTTTCCGGTCGTATGGAACGCTTAAAAATAGTAGAATTATTGATTCCAAGGAAGCTGCTATCTGTATTTCTAATTTGCGTCTGGGAATTGATTTAGGCATAATAGAAAATATTTCCGAGAATATACTGAATGAATTGATGGTTTTAACACAGCCTGGATTCTTGCAACATTATGCCAATAAAGAACTCCGCTCTGATGAACGTGATATTCGCAGAGCATCTATTATTCGCGAAAGATTAAATTTGAAAAAGTAG
- a CDS encoding CtsR family transcriptional regulator has protein sequence MSNISDIIEQYLKKVLQAEEQQAIEIKRSEIADQFQCVPSQINYVINTRFTIEKGYIVESKRGGGGYIRIMRVRHQDNSELIDEIIYLIGDSIPQRAAIDILDRLLEEELLTAREAKLILASIDRTTLAFQLPLRDELRARILKSALTTLKYLND, from the coding sequence ATGAGTAACATTTCAGATATTATTGAACAATATTTGAAAAAAGTATTACAGGCAGAGGAACAGCAAGCGATTGAGATAAAAAGAAGTGAAATTGCAGATCAGTTTCAATGTGTACCTTCTCAAATAAATTATGTTATTAATACCCGTTTTACAATTGAGAAAGGGTATATCGTCGAAAGTAAGCGCGGAGGCGGAGGGTATATCCGCATCATGCGTGTTCGTCATCAGGATAATTCGGAATTAATCGATGAAATTATTTATTTAATCGGTGATTCGATTCCTCAACGTGCTGCAATAGACATTTTAGACCGCCTGTTAGAGGAGGAACTGCTTACAGCACGTGAAGCTAAATTAATATTAGCTAGTATTGACCGAACGACGTTAGCTTTTCAATTACCACTTAGAGATGAGTTGCGTGCGCGTATCCTTAAATCTGCATTAACAACACTCAAGTATTTGAACGATTAA
- a CDS encoding MgtC/SapB family protein yields the protein MNKLTINSNREGREEARLEQFIGDNFSVILLRLFIALLLSGLIGFEREINNHSAGFRTHILVGVGSCLMMILSFFGFIAFIHQYDNVQFDPARIPSYVISGIGFLGAGTIIVYGGAIKGLTTAASIWAVAGIGLVVGAGMYSAAIVTTLIILVSLIFLNQIEYFFPRFRSSNFIEIIASKDFEIHEAVKSIEEKHFSIKQVEIKQLEGDQRRIHIWTDMKRDNNLVYLFDDISKQQGVVNITKRD from the coding sequence ATGAATAAGCTTACAATAAATAGTAATAGGGAAGGAAGGGAGGAAGCCAGATTGGAACAATTCATCGGAGACAATTTTTCAGTTATCTTATTACGGCTGTTTATTGCTTTACTATTATCCGGCTTAATTGGTTTTGAACGGGAAATTAATAATCATTCAGCCGGGTTTCGTACGCATATACTGGTAGGGGTAGGCTCTTGCTTGATGATGATTTTATCGTTCTTTGGTTTTATTGCTTTTATACATCAATACGACAACGTTCAATTTGATCCTGCTCGTATCCCGTCCTATGTAATCAGTGGTATTGGATTTCTTGGCGCTGGTACCATCATTGTTTATGGAGGAGCTATCAAAGGACTAACCACCGCTGCTTCTATATGGGCTGTAGCAGGAATTGGATTAGTAGTCGGAGCTGGAATGTATAGCGCTGCTATTGTAACTACTCTAATTATTCTAGTCAGTTTAATTTTTTTAAACCAAATCGAATATTTCTTTCCACGTTTCAGATCCAGTAATTTTATTGAGATTATTGCTTCAAAAGATTTTGAAATACATGAAGCAGTAAAGTCAATTGAAGAAAAGCATTTCAGTATTAAACAAGTAGAGATAAAGCAGCTGGAGGGTGATCAGCGTAGAATTCATATATGGACAGATATGAAGAGGGATAATAATTTAGTTTATTTATTTGACGATATATCTAAACAGCAAGGGGTAGTAAATATAACGAAGCGGGATTAA